DNA from Variovorax sp. V213:
TGCGGCGGCCAGCGCCGTGAGCAGCAGGCTGCGGCGGGAGAGGCTGAGGAAGGCAGGCGGCGACATCACTCCACAACCAGCGCGTCGATGCGCTGCTGCGACGGTCCGATGTCGCCGAATGCGTTTTGCACCCAGGCCGCATCGTGATAGCTCGGCAGGTAGCGCTCGCCCGCGTCGCACAGCAGCGAAAGAATGGAGCCCTGCCGGCCGGCCGCGCGCATCTCGCGTGCAATGGCCAGCATGCCGACGAAGTTGGTGCCCGTCGAAGGGCCGACCTTGCGTCCCAGCAGCGCCGAGAGCGCATGCATCGCCGCCACCGAATCGAGATTGGGCACTTCGATCATGCGGTCGACCAGCGTGCGGATGAAGCTCGGCTCCACGCGCGGCCGGCCGATGCCTTCGATGCGCGAGCCTGCCGCCGTCAGCGTCGCGTCGCCCGTGCGGTGGTAGGCCGAGAACACCGAGCCCTCGGGGTCGGCCACGCACACCTGCGTGTCATGGCAGCGAAAGCGCACATAGCGCCCGATCGTGGCACTGGTGCCGCCGGTGCCCGCGCCCACCACGATCCACGCCGGCACCGGATGCCGCTCGCGCGCCATCTGCTGGAACATGCTTTCTGCGATGTTGTTGTTGCCCCGCCAGTCGGTGGCGCGCTCGGCATACGTGAACTGGTCCATGTAGTGGCCGCCCGTCTGCTCGGCGAGCGCGCGGGCCTCTTCGTAGACCTGCGCCGCGTGGTCGACGAAATGGCAGCGCGCGCCGTAGAAGGCGATCTGCGCCACCTTCTCGGGCGAGGTGCTGCGCGGCATCACGGCGATGAAGGGCAGACCCAAAAGTCGCGCGAAATAGGCTTCGCTGACCGCCGTCGAGCCGCTCGAGGCCTCGACGATGGTGGTGCCTTCGCGCACCCATCCGTTGCACAGCGCATAGAGAAAGAGCGATCGCGCGAGGCGGTGCTTGAGGCTGCCTGTGGGGTGGGTCGACTCGTCTTTGAGGTACAGGTCGATGCCTTGGGCGGCGAGTGTTGGCAGCGGCAGGGGGATGAGGTGCGTGTCGGCGCTGCGGTGGTAGTCGGCTTCGATGCGGCGTATGGCGCTGCCTAGCCAACTGCCGCAGGGAGAAGAGGGTGTTTGCTGCATATCGACAGCAGTCTACAAGTCATGGGTTGGTGTGGGTCTTGTTTGTTTCCCGAGGCCGGGGCGAGACCCGGCCTCGGGAAGAAAAAAACTACCAATCCTCCTTAACAGCAAGAACAACATCCTTCCCAGCAGCGGCACGCCCAGCCATCCACGCAGTCCCCGTCCCCGCAGCGACAACAGCAGCACAAAGCACCAGCAACCGACCCCAAGGCACCAGCAGGTCCATCGTCCAGTGAAAGCTCTGCGGATTGACGACCTTCACCAGCACCATAGACACCGCGAGCCCGAGCAGGAGCCCCGCCACGGCACCGATCGCCGTCCATGCGGCGCCTTCGCCCGCCACCACGGCCAGCACCTGCCGCCGCGTAAAGCCCAGATGCGCGAGCAGCCCGAACTCCTTGCGCCGCGCCAGCACCTGAGCGCTGAAGCTCGCCGCAATACCGAACAGGCCGATGGCAATGGCCACCGCCTGCAGCCAATAGGTCACTGCAAAGCTGCGGTCGAAGATGCGCAGCGAAGTCGCGCGAATCTGCCCGACGGAGGAGATCTCGATGTTCGATTCGGATTCGCCGCCCACGCCAGCGCGACGTGCCGCAAGCTCGCGAACCGCGGCTCGGACCGCGCCTTCGGATGCGCCTGGCGCAAGCCACAGCGACACATCGCTCACATTGCGCTCGCCGGTCAGGCGCTCGAAATCGCGCGCGTCCATGGTGATGGCGCCGAACTGCCGCGCATAGTCGCGCCACACGCCCGCCACGAAGAAAGCCGCCGGACCGGCCCCCGTGGCGCCCAATGCCGACGACAGCGGCGCGAACAGGGCGCCCGGCTTGGCGCCGTACAGCTCGACCATCGGTTCGCTCACGTAGATGCCGATCTGTCCCGCCGGCACCGGCAGCGCGGGCCCCACGAGCGGCAGCGCCCGCACTGCGCCGCCGTCCAGACTGCGCGAGATCAGCGTGACCGCGGGCTGTGCGGGGTCGAGTTGCAGCGACCGGGTGCGCAGCGTGCCGGTGCGTTCCACGCCGGGCAGTTGCGCCAGCGCCTGCACGAAGGCCGGCGGGAAGGTGGCCGTGTCGCTGCTGCTCTGCGTGCCCGAATTGCCGGAACGGCCGCTCGACGTGGCGCGAAGATAAAGGTCGGCCGGCAGCACCACGTCGAGCCAGCGCGTCACCGAATCGCGGAAGCTGGCGACCATGACCGTGAGCGCCACCGCGAGGCTCAGGCTTGCGACCACGCCGCTGACCGCCACGGCGGCGGTGCCGCGCATGCGCCTTGCGCGCTCGATGGCGAGCATCGGCAACACGCGCTGCGCAAACGCAGGCGCCATGCGGTCGTAGAGCAGCGCGATCAGCCAGGGCAGCGCTGCGATGCCGCCCACCAGCAGGCAGCCCACCGAAAGATAAGCAGCCACCGGGATGCCGCCGATGGCCGGCATGTTGGCCAGTGCCGCGCTCGCGGCAATGAGGCCGAGCGCCAGCCAGTGGCTCTTGCTTTGGACCGGTGCGGCGCCCAGGCCCTTGAGGGTCTGCGCCTCGGGCAGCGCCTGTGCCGCGCGCGCGGGCCACCAGCCGCCCACCAGCGCCGCGAGCACGCCGAGCCCGCCGTACAGCACAGCCGAGCCGGTGCTCCAGTGCAGTGCGGGAGCCACGCCCTCGAAGTAACCGCCGCCCAGGTCGCCGCCGAGCACGCGCAGCGCGAAGGCCGCGAGTGCCGTGCCCAGCGCCAGGCCGGCGCCGCTTCCTATCAGGCCCAGCACCAGCGATTCGACCAGCACCAGGCGCAGCCGCTCGCGCGGTGTCAGGCCCAGCACGCCGAGCAGCGCGAACTGTTGCGCGCGCTTGGCCACGCTGAGCGCCAGCACCGAGAACACCAGGAAAGCGCCGGTAAAGAGCGCCACCAGCGCCAGCACCGTCAGGTTGACGCGGTAGGCACGAGAGAGATTGCTCACGCGCTCGGCCGCGTCGCCCGGCTCGGCAAACTGCAAGCCGGCGGGCCAACCCGGCGAATGCCGCAGCGACGCGATGAACGCCGCCTGGTCGGTGCCCGGTGCCAGCCTCAGGTCGACACGGCTGATCTGGCCGATCTTGTCGAACAAATCTTGCGCGGCGGCGATGTCCATCACCGCAAGCGCGGCGCCGCTGGCGGCGACATGGCCTGCGACCTGGAGCCGCTGCCAGGCGCTGCCGCTGCGCAGCTGAACTGTCTCCGCGCGGCCTTCCACCGCTTCGGCCGGCAGGCCAAGCACGTTGCGCGCCGCGGCATTGAGAAACACATGGCCTGGCGCCAGCATCGCGAAGCGGTTGGCGTTCTTGAGGGGCTGCGGCATCAGTGCCGGTGCGATGGTGGGAAGCGCGAGCGCATCGATGCCGATCACGCGCATCGGCACCTGGCGTTCGCCGGCCAGTGCCAGACCCTGGAACTCGAGCACAGGGCTCGCAAGCATCACCTGCGGGTGCTGCGCCAGTCGCGCGAACACGGCTTCGTCGAAGCTGCCCTGCACCGCGCGCACTTCGAGGTCCGGCTGGCCGTTGACCGACCGCACCGCGCTCGAGAACTCGTCGAGGGCCGAGGCATTGATCAGCTGCACCGAGAACGCGAGCGCCACGCCCAGCATCACGGCCAAGACGGCCGCCGCATTGCGCCAGGGGTGGTGGCGCAGTTCCTGCCATGAAAAGGTGGTGAGCAAGGCACGCATGACGCGATTGTGGCTGGCTGCCACGCTTCGGCGAGTATCGAAGCGCGAAAATCAGGGCGCGCCGCCCGCGCCTTCAGGCCGCTCTGGCCCTGACGGCGGGCGCGAACATGGCCTCCATCTCGCTGCGCAGCCCGTAGGCAGCGGTCGAGGTGTCGATCGCCACGTCGGCCCAGCAGAGGCTTTGCCCCTTCTTCACCGGGCGCACCAGCTTCACGTTGTGCGCCAGCCCGAGCGGCAGGCCGCCCAGGCGCAGCGAGCGCTCGGCTGGAAGCAGCTTGCCCCAGACGGTGTAGCCGCCCTCGCCGTCGAGCATTTCGCCGGGCGCGAGGTCGCGCTTGGCGGTGGCCACCACGTCGGCATTCCAGCAGGTGGCAACGCCCGTGGGTTCGCCGCGCAGCGCCACGCTGGCCACAGACATGCCGACCTCCAGGCCGATCAGGTGCCAGCGCTTGTAGAGCGTGAAGTAGCGCCCGCTCGGGTCGGTGTGGGCGTTGTATTCCTCGAAGCAGTTCTTGATGTAGTCGGTCTCGGCCTCGACCGTGACCCACACGCCCATGCGGATGTCGTAGGGAATCTTTCGCCCGTTGGCCTCGAGCGAGGAAATGACCTCGACCATGCCCTTGCGCTCGAGTACGCCGCCCTCGCTTTGCGGCCGCGTGACGAAGGGAATGTCTTCCACGCTCGCGGGCGGGTAGAGCAGGCCGTCCGAAGGCACGCCGAGACCGGTGGCGTTGGCCACCGCCGAGCTTTCGATGGACGGCTTGGAGCCGTCGAGAAAGCTGTTGAACATCTTCGGATTGAGGCCGCCGCGCAGCGCCTGCTCGGGCGTGAGGCCGTAGTTGCCCCACACTGTTTCGGGCGTTGATTCGGTGAAGTGCGGCAGCCACTTGTGGCCGCGCCCGGCCGCTACCACCGGAAAGCCGCAGGTGCGCGCCCAGTCGACCAGGTCGCAGATCAGCGCGGGCTGGTCGCCGAAGGCCAGCGAATAGATCACGCCGGCCTGCTGCGCCTTGCGCGCGAGCAGCGGGCCGCAGAAGGCATCGGCCTCGACCGTCACGTTGACCACGTGCTTGCCGTGCGCGAAGGCGTCCAGGCAGTGGTCGACAGCCGCCACCGGGTTGCCGGTGCACTCGACCACGATGTCGATCGACGGCTCGCGCGTCACGGCCTGCCAGTCGTCGGTGATCCAGGTGATGCCGGACTTCAAGGCCTCCTGCGCGGAGCCTGCCGCGACGCGCGCGGGCTCCCAGCCCACGCGCTCGAGGTTGGCGCGCGCCGCATCGGGCGACAGGTCGGCGATGGCCACCAGCTGCACGCCGGGCGTGCGCGGAATCTGCGCGAGGTACATCGAGCCGAACTTGCCGGCGCCGATGAGGCCGATGCGAATGGCGCGGCCTTCGGCGGCACGCTGTTGCAGGCGGTTATGGAGGCTCATGGCATCAGGCCTCCGCGGTGTCGAGGACTTCGAGCGAGGTCTGCAGCGCGCTTTCGGGCAGCCCGTTCTTCCACGGCACCTCGACGGGGTAGGGCTTCAGCAGGCAGTCGTCGGGCAGCATCTCGATGGGCGTGAAGTCCCGATGCGCGATGTACTCGGGCCGCTTGAAGCGCCGGATGTGGTTGCCGACGGCGCAGAGGCTCAGGTACACCGCCACGCGGTTGAACGGCGAGAGGTTGCTGCCCGAGGCATGCACCAGGCAGCTGTGGAACAGGATCATCGAACCGGCGGGCCCCTTGGGCGAGACGATGCCGCCGTTCTTTCCTCCGGCGCGGGCCACGAGTTGCGCGATCAGCTCGTTATCGACGGTCCAGAGGGGGTAGCTCGTCGTCGTGAGATCATGCTTCGCATCGACCACGCCCTTGCGGTGGCTGCCCGGGATGAACATCAACGGGCCGTTGTGCTCGTTCACGTCGTTCAGAAAAATCGCGACGTTCATTGCGCGCTCGGTGGGCATCAGGTCGTCGTTGAGCCAGGTGCCGTAGTCCTGGTGCCACTGCCACACGTCGCCTTCGAAAGCCATCTTGCCGTTGATCTTGAACTGGTGCATGTAGACCTCTTCGTCGAAGAGATCCATCACCGGCTCCACCATGCGCGGATGGCGTGCAAGGCGGGCAAAGGGCTCGCTGACCAGGTGCGCGGCAAAGTTCGTGCGCACCGCGTCGGAGCCCTTCTCGCGCACGTTGAAGGCTTCGCGCCGGCTGTAGAGCTCGGGCACGGCATCGGTCAGTGTCTTCGTCTCTTCGGGCGAAAAATGGCCGGGGAAGAACAGGTAGCCGTTTCGCTCGAACTGCGCGCGTTGCTCGGGGGTCAACTTCATGCCTTGTCTCCTTGGTGGGGGCGGGTGGATGCAGTACGCGCAAGTTGCTGCGCGAGCCGCCGGCTCAATGCCGCGCTGGCCCGGGCAACGTGCTCTTCGCTCAGGCGCGCCGCGCGTTCGGCGTTGCCTGCGGCGATGGCCGCAACGATGGCTTCATGCTCGTCCCAGAGCGTCTCGCGCTGCGGCTCGGCCTGCAGCACCGCACCCATGGCGCGGCGCAGGTGGCGCCAGTGCTGGTCGGCGCTCTGTCCGATCAGCGGATTGCCCGAGGCTTCGTAGATGGCCTGGTGAAAGGCCATGTCGGCATCGATCATGGCTTCGACGTTGCGCCCACGTGCCGCGCGGCGGCCACGCTCCATCAGCTTGGGGTCGATGCGAAATCGCTGCCCGGCCGCGAGCCGCGCGGCCAGCACGTCGAGCGCGCCGCGCACCTGATAGACCTTGCGCATCCACTCGGCATCGAGCGGCGCCACCAGCACGCCGCGGCCCGGCGCGTCGAGCACGAAGCCGTCTTTCTTGAGCAGGCGCAGCGCCTGCAGCACCGGCTGGCGCGACACCGAGAGGCGCTGTGCGATGTCTTCCTGCGTGATCCGCTCGCCCGGCGCCAGCGAGCCGCTGCTGATGGCGCCGAGCAGGGCACGATAGACCTGGTCGACCAGGTCGGGCGCGGTTTCGATGCTGACGAGCTGGGCTGGCATGGCGGCATTCTTTCTGAACTCTGTATACAGAATACAAAGACCGAGCTGCCGCGCATCCCGGGTTTTTACCCATCGGGCCTGCAAAAATACCTAAGCCGCCGCTAAGCTCGGCCCATGCAACTCCCTACCTACGACGACGTCATTGCCGCGGCCGCGCGGCTCGAAGGCCATGCCCACCGCACGCCCGTTCTGCGCTCGCAGACGGCCGACGAGCGCTGGGGCGCGAGGTTCTTCTTCAAGTGCGAGAACTTGCAGCGCATGGGTGCGTTCAAGTTCCGCGGTGCGTTCAATGCGTTGTCGAAGTTCGGCGCTGCGCAGCGCAAGGGCGGCGTGATCGCGTTCTCCTCGGGCAACCACGCGCAGGCCATTGCGCTGTCGGCGCGGCTTTTGTCGATGCCGGCCGTCATCGTCATGCCCAAGGACGCGCCCGCCGCCAAGGTCGCGGCCACGAAGGGCTATGGCGCCGAAGTGGTGATGTACGACCGCTTCACCGAAGACCGCGAAGCGCTGACGAAGCGGCTTGCGCAAGAGCGCGGCATGACGATGATTCCGCCCTACGACCATCCGGACGTGCTCACGGGCCAAGGCACCGCGGTGAAGGAACTGATCGAGGAGACCGGCCCGCTCGACCAATTGTTCGTGTGCCTGGGCGGCGGCGGGCTGCTGTCGGGTTCGGCGCTGTCGGCGCGCGCGCTGGCGCCCGATTGCAAGGTCTACGGTGTGGAGCCCGAAGCGGGCAACGACGGCCAGCAGTCGCTGCGCGCCGGAAAGATCGTGCACATCGAAACGCCCAAGACCATTGCCGACGGCGCGCAGACGCAGCATCTGGGCGAGTACACCTTCGGCATCATCCGGCGCGACGTGGACGACATCTTCACGGTGACGGACGCGCAGCTCGTCGAGGCGATGCGCTTCTTTGCCGAGCGCATGAAGATCGTGGTGGAGCCGACGGGCTGCCTCGCTTTCGCGGGTGCCATCGCGGCAGGCAAGGCCATTGCGGGCCGGCGCGTCGGCATCGTGGTGAGCGGCGGAAACGTGGACCTCGCGCGCTACGCCGCGCTGCTGGCCTAGCTCAGGCGCGAATTCCTTCGGCCGTGAGATGCAGCAGGCGGTCCGCACGGGCCGCTGCGCTCTCGGAGTGGGTCACCAGCACCAGCGAGGCACCGTGCTCGCGCGTCTGGCCGATCAGCAGTTCCATCACCTTTGCGGCGGTGCCGGGGTCGAGGTTGCCGGTGGGCTCGTCGGCCAGCAGCAGGGCGGGGCGGTGCACCAGCGCGCGCGCAATCGCCACGCGCTGCAGCTGGCCGCCCGAAAGCGTCTGCGGCAGGCGCGCGCCCATGCCGGGCAGGCCCCCCGCTTCGAGCATGTGTGCGACACGGCCATCGTCCTTCTGCCGGCCCAGCAGCATCAGCGGCAGCGACACGTTCTGCGCCACGTCGAGGTGCGGCAGCACGTGGAAGGCCTGGAACACAAAGCCCACGTGGCGCCGCCGCCAGAGCGCGCAGGCTTCGCCGTCGAGCGCGCCGATGTCGGTGCCCTCGTGCGTGACGGTGCCCGCGTCCCAGCTGTCGAGCCCGGCCATGCAATTGAGCAGCGTCGACTTGCCGACACCCGATTCGCCGACGATGGCGACGAATTCGCCGGGCTCGACGGTGAGCGTCACGTTTTCGAAAACGGGTACGTCGCCGTAGTGCTTGGCGAGCTGGGAAATGCGCAGCGTCATGCGGCGGTGGCAATGCGTTGAACGGCGGTCTGCACGGCGTTGGGCGCGTCGCAGGCGATGACGGTGCGAGTTGGCATGCTGCGCAGCCACGTGATCTGCCGCTTGGCAAGCTGGCGCGTGGCCGCGATGCCGCGTTCGCGCAGGTCGCTCATGGCCTTCGCGTCGGGCTCGGAACTGCCGCAGGCGTCGAGCATTTCCCAGGCCTGGCGATAGCCCACGCAGCGCATGGATGGAAGCTCTGTCGAGAGGTCGCCGCGTGCGCGCAGCGCCCTGACCTCGTCGAGGAAGCCGGCCGCCAGCATGGCGTCGAAGCGATCGGCGATGCGCGCATGCAGCCAGGCGCGGTCGCCGGGTTCGAGCGAGAAGAGCGCGCCCCCGGCCAGGCCTTTCGCAGCCTTGTTTTCCCCGGCATGAAAGCTCGACAAGGGCTGCCCGCTGCTCTCCCAGACTTCGAGCGCGCGCTGGATGCGCTGGCTGTCCTGCGGCGCAAGGCGTGCGGCCGTCGCGGGGTCGACCTTGGCGAGCCGCGCATGCATGGCGGGCCAGCCGAGCGTGGCGGCTTCGGCATCGATGCGGGCCCGCACCGCGGCGTCCGCGGCAGGCATGGCATCGATGCCGTCGAACAGGGCCTTGAAATAAAGCATGGTGCCGCCCACCAGCAGCGGCAAGGCGCCGCGGGCGCGGATCTCGTCGATCAGCCGTGTCGCATCGGCTACGAAAGCCGCCGCGCTGTAGCTTTCAGTGGGGTCGAGGATGTCGATCAGATGGTGCGGCACGGCCGCCTGTTCGGCCAGGGTCGGCTTGGCGGTGCCGATGTCCATGCCGCGATAGACGAGCGCGGAATCGACGCTGACGATCTCGACCGGCCGAACGCGCGCCACCGCCAGCGCTACCGCGGTCTTGCCGGAGGCGGTCGGCCCCGCGAGCGCTATGTATTTCAGTTTTTCAGGGCGCGCAGTGGCGGCAACGAAGGGCGGCATAAGCGCCCGAGGGTAACAACAAAAACGAAGCCGGGCCCTGCGTCAGATGGCCTGCGCACTGGCAGTGGCCTTGCTGCGCGCTTCCTGGGGCAGAACGGCCGAATCCGCGCGCTGCGACGGCGGCGACACGGGCACCGGTTGTGCGCCGCGCACCACGGGCGCGCTGCCTTCCGTTTGCCGCACAGCCAGGGTGGCCTCGGGCTTCATGCGGAACAGTTGCGAGAGCGCCGAGCGGTACTGGGCCTCTCCGACCGAATTGGTGTTGTGGTGCGAGCCGCCCTCGACCAGCACGAAAAGCTTGGGCACCGTGGCCGCGTTGTAGAGCTTGCGGCCCAGCGTGGGGTTGATGAGGCTGTCGGCGGTGCCATGCACCACCAGCAGCGGCGCGCCGATGTCCTTGACCCGGTTGATCGCCTCGAAGCGCTGGGTGATGAGAGGACCGAACGGCAGCCAGCCCCACTTGAAGCCGCTCACCACGTCGGCAATGGAGGTGAAGGTGCTTTCGACGATCGTGCCGCTCTCGTCGTTGACATGCGCGGCCAGGTCGATGCCGATCGCGCCACCCAGCGAATGGCCGAAGATGTAACGGTGCTGTCGCGGATGGCGGGCGGCAAGCCAGGTCCAGGCGGCGCGGGCGTCTTCGCGTGCCGATTCTTCGGACGGCAGCCCCTTGGAGCTCTTCCCGAACCCGCGGTAGTCGATGGCCAGCACCGAAAAGCCCAGTTCGTGCATGCGCTGGATGCGCGGTGCCGAGCCGGCCACGTTGTAGCGGGCACCGTGCAGGTACAGCATCACGGGCCGGTCGGTGGTTTCGGGCTCGCCGCCGAGCCAGAGGCCGTGAAGGCGCGCGGGTTCGCCGGTGATGGAGGACTGGAAGTCGATCCAGACGTCCTGCATGCCCTCTGTCATGGTGGCGGTATTGCCCCAGCTGCGGTCGCTGGGTTGAAAGATCCACTCGCGTTGCTGCTCATCGAACGTGGAGCAACCGGCCGCCAGAAGCGCGCACAGCGAAAGAACGGAGGCAAGCAGGGACCAGCGTTTCATGGGCTAGAGGGACAGCGAAGTCGGCAGAAAGTTCATACGCTTTCGACTGAAACGCGCCGACACTGCGCCCCAGCACCCCTCCCCAAGTGCTCAGGTGGCACTTTGTTCTACACATGCAACGCCCGTGCCCGTTTCGCGGATGACCGGCGAAAACTCCGGAAAAACCCTCAAAAACCTGCGATTTGTTATCTGCCGCGCATAAAAAGCGCATCCAGTTCGCGAATCGACAGCTGCCGCCAAGTGGGGCGGCCGTGGTTGCACTGGTCCGAGCGCTCGGTGGCTTCCATTTGACGTAACAGCGCGTTCATTTCGTCGATGGTGAGCTTGCGGTTGGCCCGCACCGCGCCGTGGCAGGCCATGGTCGAAAGCAATTCATTCTGCGCCCGCTGCACCACGCTGCTCGCGTCGTGCTGGGCCAGTTCGGCCAGCACGCTGCGCGCGAGCTCCACCGGATCGCCATCGGCCAGGGTGCCCGGCACCGCACGCACCGCAAGGGTGCGCGGCGAGAAGGGGGTGATTTCCAGCCCCAGCGTGGGCAGCACCGCGGCACAGGCCTCGGCGGTGGCCACTTCCTGTGGCGTGGCCGCGAATGTGGCCGGAATCAGCAGCGGCTGGCTGGTGATGGCGGCGCCGTCGAGCTGCGTCTTGAGCCGCTCGTAGACGATGCGCTCGTGGGCGGCGTGCATGTCGACCACGATCAGGCCCTGGCTGTTCTCGGCCAGGATATAGATGCCTTGCAGCTGCGCCAGCGCGCGCCCAAGCGGCCATGCCTCGTCGTTGGTGGCAAGGGCTTCAGGCGCCGAAGATTCTCCCGGCAACCCGGCCGGCGCGCGGAACGCCGTCGGCGGTGCGCCGGCAATGGGCCAGCCCGAAGCAGCGGGCTCGGGTGAGCGGAACGACTCGTCCGTCCGACGCGGCCACATGGCCTCGAAATCGCCGGCCCCGCGCTCCCTGGCCGTGAAATTGATGGCCGGCTGGGCCCAGGTGGCGCCCGAAGCCGGCAGGTTCGGCTTGAAAAAGGGTTGCTGCACACCCGCTGGCGCCACCGCGTCGCCCGCGCGCGGCGCGGCAAGGGCGTTCTCGATGGCGTGGCGCACCGCCTGGTGCACCTCGCGCCCGTCGCGAAAGCGCACCTCGATCTTGGTCGGGTGCACGTTCACGTCGACCCGCGACGGATCGATTTCGAGGTATAGCGCGTACACGGGCTGTCGCTGGCCATGCAGCACGTCTTCATAGGCGCTGCGCACCGCGTGCGAAAGCACCTTGTCGCGCACGAAACGGCCGTTGACGTAGAAGAACTGCTGGTCTCCGCGCGACCGCGCCGCGTCGGGAATGCCGGCACGCCCGACCACGCGCACCGGGCCGCCGACATGGTCGACCGCCACGCTCTGCGCCACGAAGTCGTCGCTGAGCGCATCGGCCAGCCGCTGCTCGCGCTGGTCGGCGGCACGCCACTGCTCCACCAGCTTGCCGTCGTGCCACACCGAAAAGCCGACCTCGGGCCGCGCCAGCGCATGGCGCCGCACGGCCTCGATGCAGTGGGCCAGTTCGGTGGCGTCGGTCTTCAGGAACTTGCGGCGCGCCGGCGTGGCGAAGAAAAGCTCGCGCACCTCGACCGTGGTGCCCACGGCGCGGGCCACCGGACGCAACTCGCCAGTGCGGCCGTCGAGCGCAAAAGCGCCATCCGCGCCCGCAAAGCGCGAAAGAATGCTGAGCTCGGCAATCGCATTGATCGCCGCGAGCGCCTCGCCGCGAAACCCCATGGTGCCCACGGTTTCGAGATCGTTCAGGCTGGCGATCTTGCTGGTGGCATGGCGGCGCAGCGCCACCGTGAGCTCTTCGCGCGGAATGCCCTGGCCGTCGTCCTCGACCGAGATCAGTCGCACACCACCTGAGGCCAGCCGCACCGTGACCTGCCGGGCACCTGCATCGAGTGCGTTGTCGAGCAACTCGCGCACCACCGATGCCGGCCGTTCGACCACTTCGCCGGCGGCGATCTGGCTGATCAGCTCGTCGGGAAGTTCACGGATCGGACGTCGCTCGAGAGAGGGAATGGAGGAGGGAAGGGCACTCACGCGAGCATTCTAGAAGCCCGACCGGATGTTTCGAGCTGTCATGCAGGGTCTCTGAATCCATTACGGCAGGCCATGCGGCACGCAGCACGGATAATCCGCCACCATGGAAATCATCAGCTTTCTCGTCGACTTCATCCTGCATGTCGACAAACACCTCGAGGCCTTCGTCATCGCCTATGGACCGTGGGTCTATGCGCTGCTCTTCCTGATCGTGTTCGTGGAGACGGGCGCGGTGGTGATGCCGTTCCTGCCCG
Protein-coding regions in this window:
- the mutL gene encoding DNA mismatch repair endonuclease MutL yields the protein MSALPSSIPSLERRPIRELPDELISQIAAGEVVERPASVVRELLDNALDAGARQVTVRLASGGVRLISVEDDGQGIPREELTVALRRHATSKIASLNDLETVGTMGFRGEALAAINAIAELSILSRFAGADGAFALDGRTGELRPVARAVGTTVEVRELFFATPARRKFLKTDATELAHCIEAVRRHALARPEVGFSVWHDGKLVEQWRAADQREQRLADALSDDFVAQSVAVDHVGGPVRVVGRAGIPDAARSRGDQQFFYVNGRFVRDKVLSHAVRSAYEDVLHGQRQPVYALYLEIDPSRVDVNVHPTKIEVRFRDGREVHQAVRHAIENALAAPRAGDAVAPAGVQQPFFKPNLPASGATWAQPAINFTARERGAGDFEAMWPRRTDESFRSPEPAASGWPIAGAPPTAFRAPAGLPGESSAPEALATNDEAWPLGRALAQLQGIYILAENSQGLIVVDMHAAHERIVYERLKTQLDGAAITSQPLLIPATFAATPQEVATAEACAAVLPTLGLEITPFSPRTLAVRAVPGTLADGDPVELARSVLAELAQHDASSVVQRAQNELLSTMACHGAVRANRKLTIDEMNALLRQMEATERSDQCNHGRPTWRQLSIRELDALFMRGR
- the miaA gene encoding tRNA (adenosine(37)-N6)-dimethylallyltransferase MiaA, translated to MPPFVAATARPEKLKYIALAGPTASGKTAVALAVARVRPVEIVSVDSALVYRGMDIGTAKPTLAEQAAVPHHLIDILDPTESYSAAAFVADATRLIDEIRARGALPLLVGGTMLYFKALFDGIDAMPAADAAVRARIDAEAATLGWPAMHARLAKVDPATAARLAPQDSQRIQRALEVWESSGQPLSSFHAGENKAAKGLAGGALFSLEPGDRAWLHARIADRFDAMLAAGFLDEVRALRARGDLSTELPSMRCVGYRQAWEMLDACGSSEPDAKAMSDLRERGIAATRQLAKRQITWLRSMPTRTVIACDAPNAVQTAVQRIATAA
- a CDS encoding alpha/beta hydrolase → MKRWSLLASVLSLCALLAAGCSTFDEQQREWIFQPSDRSWGNTATMTEGMQDVWIDFQSSITGEPARLHGLWLGGEPETTDRPVMLYLHGARYNVAGSAPRIQRMHELGFSVLAIDYRGFGKSSKGLPSEESAREDARAAWTWLAARHPRQHRYIFGHSLGGAIGIDLAAHVNDESGTIVESTFTSIADVVSGFKWGWLPFGPLITQRFEAINRVKDIGAPLLVVHGTADSLINPTLGRKLYNAATVPKLFVLVEGGSHHNTNSVGEAQYRSALSQLFRMKPEATLAVRQTEGSAPVVRGAQPVPVSPPSQRADSAVLPQEARSKATASAQAI